Part of the Ornithodoros turicata isolate Travis chromosome 6, ASM3712646v1, whole genome shotgun sequence genome, ACCCTTGAAACTATCCGGCACCCGGTGAATTCAGATGTGCTAACATGTGCGAAATGTTTCGCCAAAATGAATGCATGCCAAGCAGATTCCCAAGACTGCTACAGTGCTACTAGAGTTCTTCATAAAGCGCGAGAGCAACACCTCCTTGCAGCGCGACCCCCTGGCTCACTTCTGCCAGGAGGAAGTAGTGCTACACGCCCAGGAGTGCCTGCGCAAGCTCAACAAGCAGGTCATCCATTACCAGCATGTACGCGACATGATCGAGAACCTTCATGCCCTGCACATAATGGTGAGCAAACCACTATTACAGTAAGGAACTCGTATCGAGCACCAGTTCAGAAGCACTAGCGGCTTGACGTCATTGGCTTCATCTGGGCGTACTTAAGTGTGGTacgtgcagtgcacaaaaaagaaCCCGGATAATGCGAAAGCACTGGGCCACACTATCCGCAAGTTGACTATTATCATCGGCGAAGTGGCCACGTCCCTGGAGAAGATCGCTGAAGTATCTGTTACAGACTGGATAGGAATCGGTGATGCTATAGTGAACAAATTGGAAAGGGTGAGGCCCGGACATGACGGAATTACCTAGTCTTCAACTAAGTTGTTATTAAATGTCACCTAAAAAGTCTACATGTTGCAGATATCATTTCCCGAACAGCCTCCGTTATCGGCGTTTATACCGAAGATTGGAGAGTTTGAGAGCCTGAAGTTGTTGGGAGCTGGCGGCTTTGGGTCAGTTTTGGGTGCGAGCACTTGGTTCGCTACGTTACGCTATGTACGCTATGCCTTCTTGCAGTGCGGTGTACTTGGCGAGGTTCAAGCCTGGTGATTTCACGTATACCGTGAAACTGGTGGCTACGGACCGGTTTAGCAAGTACAAGCAGGCGGCCATGGACAAGGTGGTGGCGTCAGTTATCAGGAACCCGTTTCTGGTCAAGTACTACTGCTGCTTTTGCGTGGAGGTATGTAGAATTATTGATTCCGAAATCGTGACCATGCGACACTTAAGTGAGGTCTGCGCTTAGAAACCATCACCATTATTGAACTACGCATCTGTTTAAAACCTTTCCTATAACCGGTAGGAGGCCTATGTTACCATCATGGAGCACATTCCTGGCGTGGACCTTATGCGCGTGGTAACTAAGGAACGTTTCTTAGAAATCGACGCCGTCCAGATCATAATGGCCCAGCTCATCTTGGCCCTGGAGCATTTGCACCTGCGAGGATTTCTACATCGAGATATCAAGGTTTCCAAGTGAGACGGCCTTATATTATCTTACATGATTTGGAGAACTCTGCTCACAATGAAATTGGAAGTGTAAATCTATGCACGTAAAACGCTGCCTACATTGCTACATTGCTTTGCTACCTTGTTTCCTGCCATCAATTAGCCTAGAAATGAGCGCCCTTTTGCGAAGAATTCCCAATGTGCCATTGTGTTTGCTGCAACGTTGATGTCTGTTCTAGCATGCTCATCATACCTGGAGGCCGTGTGAAAGTTATCGACTTCGACACCACGAAGATATGCAACGCTCACTGTAAGGCATTCTATGGCATCTTTCTTGGCAAGTAAAAAATGCTGAAACTTTGTCAAATAACAGGCTCAGGATCCCTAAATTGCTATTTGGTCCTACCTTCGTAAAATGAAGGCGCCTTTTTCTGTCAGTCAACAGAAAGGACTATTCTCGACGTATTGAGCAACCCAAACGGAAACAGTATAATTCGAACAGCAAAGTTCATTTTATTGTCTTATGGGCAAATGCGATATTCATCATTGCCGTCATGTGCACCTTGTGGCAGTTTCAAAGAGGCCGTTGCGGGGCTACTTCAGACGAACCTCGTTCGAGTTCAACGACGGTGAGTCTGCAGGAACGATCCCTTACATGGCTCCGGAAATACTCAAGCGAAGACCTTACGGTAAGCATTCTCTCTACGTCAAATCCGCAACATGCGCATAGTAGGGCCCCTTTATGCCCCCCAAACACCTTTAGTGGTTCAACTAATTTTTCTTAGATGAGTATCCTATACGAATATCCGTGACGGTAGACAGCTGAGATGAGTGTGATTACAGACACAGAATGCTCTCATCCAAATTTTTAAATTTTAGGCCAAGGCAGGGGAGGGCTACAGTATAGGTGTGTACTCATACAAACGAAGACAATGAATAACGCATTGATGTCACAACCCGTCCACCAGTTTAACAAAGCATTCAATATTCTTAGCATTGACAGCATCTGCGGACAAGCGGTTCCATTCGATAACGGTTCGGGGGACATCACTAAATTTGTAACAGTCGTTACGTGGCAGAAAATGTCTGAATTGTAAATTGTGCTCTTTTCTGGTGCGGTAGTCAGATAAAGGTGTGTGGTAATCGGTAGTAGCAATTTTAAGTTTGCCCTTAACTAGCTGATAAAACTTCGTCGTCTGGCTGCCAAGAGAGGTAAACCACATTGGCTACGTAAAATAGACATTAGAATGCTCCGCCCGTAGTCATTAAAAGCAAATCTAACTGCTTTTTTCTGAATGTTCTCTAGCTTGATAATTGCTTCTCGTGTATGTGGGTCCCAAACGATATCAGCATACTCTAAAACTGAGCGTAGGTACGTTTTGTAAGCGGTTAATTTAGTTGTGGATGGTGCATGTTTTAAATTACGTCTGAGGAACCAAAGTTTCTTGGACGCCTTCTGGCAAATGTTGTCGATGTAGTGATTCCACTTCAAGTTGTGTGACAATATAACACCTAGGTATTTGTACTGCAATACCCTGCTAATGAACATATTATTAACGCTGTAATTAAACACCAAAGGTTGTTTTTTTCGTGTTACCGTCAAAACTGCACActtcttgatgttcaaattcaTCTGCCACGATTCGCACCACTCACCACTCACTAACAGTCATTGAGCAAGACCTGGTCATCCCTACCTCTAGCATTACAGTAAATCGCACAATAATCTGCAAACATTGACACTTTGCAAGAGAGGTTACATCCAAAGTCGTTCATAAATAATAAAAACGATAATGGACCCAATACTGACCCTTGTGGGGCCCCGGACGTTACTGGAATTACGTCGGACACAGTTATCGACAGAGACAAACTGTTCCCTCAAACGAAAGTAGTTCCTTAGCCAGTTTAATAGTTTAtcatttttcaatatggacTCCAGTTTAATTAGCAATTTCGTATGGGAGACCCGGTCAAAAGCCTTAGGAAAATCTAGGAATATAATATCGGATTGTCCGTTGTTGTTTATGGTGGCTGCTAGATTATGCACTATGTGAACTAACTGTGTTACCGTCGAAAGTCCTTTCCGAAAACCGTGCTGGCAACGATAGAAAAAGTTTGTGTTCTCAAGGTGTGAAGTGATATGACCGTGTATTACATGTTCCAAGATCTTGCTACACGTACACAGTAACGATACCGGTCGATAGTTCGAAGGATCAACTTTGCTTCCCGACTTATACACGGGTATCACTTTTGCAATTTTCCACTGATGTGGAACCACTCCACTAGATAAAGATCTATAAAAAATTATAACCAGAAACTTGCTTACCCATTCGGCATACCTTCTTAAGTACACGTTAGGCATTTCATCAACGTCCATACTCTTTTTCGGATCCAGACATAGCAGTAGGTTCAAGACACCTGTTACGGTGACAGGTACATCTGGTACTGATACTGGACAGGAGTATGTAAATAAGGGCCTGCTGCCGTTATCAGACGTGAAAACGGATGTAAAGCAGTCGTTGACGCGCTGAGCT contains:
- the LOC135396719 gene encoding microtubule-associated serine/threonine-protein kinase 3-like isoform X1, which encodes MSSAGPKNEGRQIERDKALVERRKASAKMLVSMFPKIPKTATVLLEFFIKRESNTSLQRDPLAHFCQEEVVLHAQECLRKLNKQVIHYQHVRDMIENLHALHIMCTKKNPDNAKALGHTIRKLTIIIGEVATSLEKIAEVSVTDWIGIGDAIVNKLERISFPEQPPLSAFIPKIGEFESLKLLGAGGFGAVYLARFKPGDFTYTVKLVATDRFSKYKQAAMDKVVASVIRNPFLVKYYCCFCVEEAYVTIMEHIPGVDLMRVVTKERFLEIDAVQIIMAQLILALEHLHLRGFLHRDIKVSNMLIIPGGRVKVIDFDTTKICNAHFSKRPLRGYFRRTSFEFNDGESAGTIPYMAPEILKRRPYGRAVDWWSSGIVMYKLMTGRVPFRGKTKQTLRNNIVSSPLKWPRRDEHPHSATTPAKDMAYRMLKKNPVQRLGSKSYSDLKTHQFFDGFDWNQLYRRNDLCDIPSIQELMKEDADRDLTINPDSDDKREHQQIEEMTDISGDSQKPLLCFVSPSFKKLMTMVKVYGTQVSASNTFIETSSEGSSEVDYNFPKPGYSAKTSAHGHSAH
- the LOC135396719 gene encoding microtubule-associated serine/threonine-protein kinase 3-like isoform X2, with product MSSAGPKNEGRQIERDKALVERRKASAKMLVSMFPKIPKTATVLLEFFIKRESNTSLQRDPLAHFCQEEVVLHAQECLRKLNKQVIHYQHVRDMIENLHALHIMCTKKNPDNAKALGHTIRKLTIIIGEVATSLEKIAEVSVTDWIGIGDAIVNKLERPPLSAFIPKIGEFESLKLLGAGGFGAVYLARFKPGDFTYTVKLVATDRFSKYKQAAMDKVVASVIRNPFLVKYYCCFCVEEAYVTIMEHIPGVDLMRVVTKERFLEIDAVQIIMAQLILALEHLHLRGFLHRDIKVSNMLIIPGGRVKVIDFDTTKICNAHFSKRPLRGYFRRTSFEFNDGESAGTIPYMAPEILKRRPYGRAVDWWSSGIVMYKLMTGRVPFRGKTKQTLRNNIVSSPLKWPRRDEHPHSATTPAKDMAYRMLKKNPVQRLGSKSYSDLKTHQFFDGFDWNQLYRRNDLCDIPSIQELMKEDADRDLTINPDSDDKREHQQIEEMTDISGDSQKPLLCFVSPSFKKLMTMVKVYGTQVSASNTFIETSSEGSSEVDYNFPKPGYSAKTSAHGHSAH